One Cyanobacteriota bacterium genomic window carries:
- a CDS encoding tyrosine-type recombinase/integrase, translating to MKDLVEQYVESLEKDNDTIKAYRLDLEKFTAAYGETKPLAIKSPEIKVYLDGLTTRTGKRVSVSTQNRHYATISCFFNWLIKQSKLIENPIKNVERRKPNKDLGETNSKDIIRYLDREIVGKIMTESKSIREEFLFDLLYSSGLRISEALALNVQDIRNGVIQVRAGKGNRARVTYMSKQTEKLFRKYLEKRVPDRSVLFQATTIEEAQALRNEGALFTTNNGTRLGYHRANQLFKQASKGIKNPDSTPLTIHQLRHTFCTERVGHIDIRVLQKLAGHSDIRTTLRYAKVADIVAREQFDKYDRERNAGFNDSGEFKLPTQEDFEKATALI from the coding sequence GTGAAAGATTTAGTAGAACAATATGTAGAGTCGTTAGAGAAAGATAACGATACCATTAAAGCTTATAGGCTTGACCTTGAGAAGTTTACAGCTGCTTATGGTGAAACCAAACCGCTAGCAATCAAGTCGCCCGAAATCAAGGTTTATTTGGATGGACTAACAACAAGAACCGGCAAGAGAGTCAGTGTTTCAACACAGAACAGGCATTATGCAACTATTAGTTGTTTTTTCAATTGGCTAATCAAACAATCTAAATTGATTGAAAATCCAATTAAGAATGTTGAGAGACGCAAACCAAACAAAGATCTAGGTGAGACTAACTCAAAAGATATCATTCGTTATTTAGACAGAGAAATTGTTGGAAAGATAATGACTGAGTCAAAGTCAATCAGAGAGGAGTTCTTATTTGACTTACTTTATTCAAGTGGTTTGAGAATCTCTGAAGCATTAGCACTTAATGTTCAGGATATCCGCAATGGTGTTATTCAAGTTCGTGCTGGCAAAGGTAACAGAGCAAGAGTAACTTACATGTCTAAGCAGACAGAAAAACTTTTTAGAAAGTACTTAGAGAAGAGAGTTCCTGATCGTTCAGTTTTATTCCAGGCGACAACAATTGAAGAAGCTCAAGCTTTGAGAAATGAAGGTGCTTTGTTTACAACAAACAATGGTACTCGTCTTGGTTACCATAGAGCTAATCAATTATTCAAACAGGCTTCTAAAGGAATTAAGAATCCAGATAGCACGCCGTTGACTATTCACCAACTTAGACATACTTTCTGTACTGAAAGAGTAGGCCATATTGATATTAGAGTTCTTCAGAAATTAGCTGGCCACAGTGATATTAGAACTACTTTGAGATATGCCAAAGTCGCTGATATAGTGGCTAGAGAGCAATTTGATAAATATGACAGAGAAAGAAATGCTGGTTTCAACGATTCAGGTGAATTCAAGCTTCCTACTCAAGAAGATTTTGAAAAAGCAACAGCTTTAATATAA